In Anolis carolinensis isolate JA03-04 unplaced genomic scaffold, rAnoCar3.1.pri scaffold_14, whole genome shotgun sequence, the following proteins share a genomic window:
- the mtx1 gene encoding metaxin-1, with product MAAPVEFFCWAGGWGLPSVDPPCLAVLAYARFTGAPLKVHKVSSPWRSPSGTLPALKTPDEGVLSDPQQIITYLRKQRFNADYDLSARQGADTLAFVSLLQEKLLPVLIHTFWVDAKNYVELTRKWYAEAIPFPLNFFLPGRMQKQQLERLQTVCGENCLENEEELEKELYREARECLTLLSQRLGQQKFFFGDSPASLDAVVFSHLAPLLKAKLPNAKIQQHLKSLPNLCNYCTSILSLYFPWDEGDPPPPVPKSASSDGSESEEEPHKRRNQVLSVLVGLLAMVGYALLTGIVSVQKQGPGTGGRRAIALDEEEEEEEEE from the exons ATGGCGGCTCCTGTGGAGTTCTTCTGCTGGGCGGGCGGCTGGGGCCTGCCGTCGGTGGACCCTCCGTGCCTGGCCGTCCTG GCCTACGCGCGCTTCACGGGCGCGCCCCTCAAGGTCCACAAGGTCAGCAGCCCCTGGAGGAGCCCCTCAG GGACCCTCCCGGCCCTGAAGACCCCGGATGAAGGCGTCCTCTCCGACCCCCAGCAGATCATCACCTACCTCAGGAAGCAG aGATTCAACGCAGACTATGATCTCTCTGCCCGGCAAGGGGCCGACACGCTGGCCTTCGTGTCGCTGCTGCAGGAGAAGCTTCTTCCGGTGCTG ATCCACACCTTCTGGGTGGACGCCAAGAACTACGTGGAGCTGACTCGGAAGTGGTACGCGGAGGCCATCCCCTTCCCGCTGAACTTCTTCCTGCCGGGGCGGATGCAGAAGCAGCAGCTGGAGCGGCTGCAGACGGTGTGTGGGGAAAACTGCCTCGAGAACGAAGAGGAGCTGGAAAAGGAG CTCTACCGCGAAGCCCGGGAGTGCCTGACGCTCCTCTCCCAGCGGCTCGGCCAGCAGAAGTTCTTCTTCGGGGACTC GCCTGCTTCCCTGGACGCCGTGGTGTTCAGCCACCTGGCCCCGCTGCTGAAAGCCAAGCTCCCGAACGCCAAAATCCAGCAGCACCTCAAGTCTCTGCCCAACCTCTGCAACTATTGCACCTCCATCTTAAGCCTGTACTTCCCCTGGGATGAAG GGGACCCGCCTCCCCCGGTGCCCAAGTCGGCCTCCAGCGACGGGAGCGAGAGCGAGGAGGAGCCCCACAAGCGCCGGAACCAGGTGCTGTCGGTGCTGGTGGGCCTGCTGGCCATGGTGGGCTACGCGCTGCTCACGGGGATCGTCTCCGTCCAGAAGCAGGGGCCGGGCACGGGGGGCCGCCGGGCCATCGCCCtcgacgaggaggaggaagaagaggaggaggagtga